ACCTACAGCCTCCAAAGGACTAGGTCACCTCCGTGTCCTTGCTCCCCAGACCTTTACAGGGAGCCTCACCAGCCTGTGGGCAATGCTGCTGGAGGATTCCTGGCGATACTCACGGAGACAGATGTTGTCGGTGAAGAGGCGCAGAAAGCTCTCGCACTCTTCCTGCCGGTTGCCACTAGCGTTGCACGTGCACCAGGGGGCTATGCTGGAGGTCGAGTTGTCGATGTAGTTGGGAGTGATGGGGCTGCCTGCGGGAAGGATGAGAAGTGTTACCACAAAGCTGGTATTTCAGGAGGGGACGGGACATTTcccttttttgcctttttttcaccACTCTACCAACAAAGCCTTCAGTCGATCAAAGTGGGCTATCAGCCTAAGGAAGGGGCAACTCCTGAGAGCTCATGTTCCCAAATAACATTCAAAAACTATATGTGAACCTGTGTCACATCGTCACTAGAAAAGTCACAGCCTCCAGAATGGTCAGAGACAACAAACAAGGGATTAAACCACAAAGAAATCTTGACCCAAAGAGCTTTCAATTTATCCCTTGGGATGGATCAAGTCCAGCACATTGGTGCTTCTCTTTGGACTCTGGCTGTGCTCATGCTaacagctgccagctgggtcTCTGCAGCATCTACAAACCAAATCTGACATCTGCAATCAGCAAGATGGCAGGGGATGGTGATTTCCCAGGGCATCACCAGCAATGGGATCAGGGAACACCCACCAGAGCAGATACCTGGGGTCAACCCATCATCCTGAACTTCTGTTAGGGTGCaggtttttttctgcctctgctgcaaCTATCATAAAATTACCCAATGCTCATGGCTTGggcacagcagagagaaaaaccaACAATTCTGTGCGCTCCCAGCCTCGGATACCCACCTCAGAGCTTTTAGTGGGCTGGAGTACAGGCGATGCTTCCCCCCAAGGGTGGGAGGGAGAGCAGCTGAAGGATAAAGTATGAAACATGAATTATGGAGCCCAGCTCACCTATGATGCCGGTGTAcgccagcaggcaggcagcataGCTGTCCCTCCGGCAGCCACTCGCAGCCTGCAGGGATGGCTGGCAATTGAACTGGAACTCTGCGTAGCGCGACCTGACAGAGAGAGAGCACAAAACGGGACTTATTAGCACTTATTTGGGGCAAAATGGGACATAATCGCGCACTGGAGGTGTCAAATGTGATTGCACAGAAGGGGATGTGTTCACACGatcctttgctgctgcagttgtTGCTAAGCTGGTTTGGATAAATATCACaggttttcttctctcctgccCCCTCCAGCAATCCAGAAGTGGGTTTAATCACTTGGAGAGGAGAATGAATAGGTGCTGTAGGTCGTGTTTTACAGGCCTCCCCTGGGACTGCAAGAAAGGTGCAGTCTTGGAagtaatgtttgttttctgatgtaCGAAGCTGATTTTCCGAGGAAGAGCTGTTGTAGGCAGCGAGGGAATTCGTTCCCTACTGCCTTTACCTGACTTCTGGGTACTAACTTCCCCTAGAGACCTAAGCCTTCATTTTTGGACTGAATTGCTGAGAAAGAGAATCACTCTGGCccaatttctctctcttcaaaGATTATGTTCTAAATGTAGCCGAGGACATCTTCAAATTAAGGGCAATGCCCCAAGGCTCAGATATGCTCTAACCATCATCGTGGCTGTTGCCACCTCCTCTGCTACAGGCAGGAGATGTTTGGACTCATTGGAGCCTGTGGAGCAGAAGGTGCATGCCATGCTCCTCTCACCTCTGTTGTGCCTTGAGTTTTGTGTGGTCTGggtaaaaacaacaaatggcTCAGAAGAAAGGGGCTTTGAGACCCAAACCTGGTCTTGTTGGGACCCTCCAGGCTGTGCGAGGAAGCAGGTGCATCACTCATATGTGACCAGGTGCTCCTTGCATGTGGCTCCCCTGCTCCTTGGGTGGATAAGCTCTGTAAATCATGCTGCCAGCCAGGTATTTGACACCCAGTTCTTTAGGGGTGGCTCCATTGTTGGCACATCTAGTGGCATTTGGATATTGCAGGATATCCAAGACATCTACATGGGGCTTTCAGGTAGGACATACTACTGGATATACAGATCCATGAGGCAGGCAGCCAGGGCCCAATTAAGATGTCCTAAGGTTCCTCATATAGCATCAACCTCTCTCTCCTGTGCCACGGCCAGgcaaaaacacttaaaaaatttATGCTGTATTATTTGGAGGGGGGAGATGTGGATTGCAGTTTTGTATCATTCACGTTAGCAAAGCCCACACCTCCAAGCAGGGAAATTTGAGAGGTTATGAATGATAAGAAGCTGCAAGAAGGCTTAGCAGCACAGGCAGAATTAGCCTGGAGTATTTTACTCCTCTAAAGTGCCATGATGTGTTGTTCCTGCCTCTCCTTGTGGTTTCTGCACTGCTGCCTTTGACCGGGTCACACATCAACCCCTTGCTCCCGCCGTGTCTCTAGAGGatgttttatattatatattcagAGACCAAGGAACCAGATAATtaacagctgtgctgcttgcagGAAATGGTTTCCAGCCTCCTGGGAAGCAACACTTTCCCCTTTgatcctcctcttcccccctgGGTCCACTTGCCTTGTTAGGGAGAGGGCAGTACCCCACAATTTGGGATTCCCTAGGTAGCTGGGGGAAATCTCCAAGTAAGAGCTGGTGTGGCTCAGGGGCTTTGCATCTTTCAGAGTcagcttcagctctgctgctcagttTTTGTCCATTAGCAGCATATTTGGGTGCAGAGGGAGGAAGGCATTAATGCTAGTCCACCTTTCCAAAAGGACATGTGCTGCCCTCACTTCCCCTTCTGAAAATACAAGGTTTGTTTTAATGTACTTTAATGATGATGTTCTGGCAGTGGATGGCTGCTGGGAGTTCAGCTCAGGAAATCCCAAAACCCAGAATAATTAGAGGCTGGGATGGGACTGGGAGACGTGTCCTATGCTGGCCTTGCTCTTGTGCTCTTCTCTAGGTGTCTGCTCATGGCCACAGCTGCATGGAGGACACTGGGCTGGGAGCATCACTGCATGTTTGGTGTGGTACAGATGCTCTCACACCCTACATCTCTTGTGGATGGATGCCATCCACCCCAAGAGTTGTACGTGGATTAACCTTCTGGAATATCAAAGACCTTTTGAGAATGGAGGGGTAAATATAGTGGAACTGAAGGAAAATCATGTAAGGGGGGTATATGTGAGGTGCACATTAGGGCAGGTCCGTGCCTGCATGAGGCTGTGTGGACCCCACTCTGCATCCCTGCTTTGCTTGCACCTTCCTGGAGCTATTCCTATAGAAGTCTGTCTTTGGGACCGAATCCAAAACTGATAAGAGAGGTCAAAAAAGGCTCCAACACAAAGCTATGAAATCTGTTTCTCAAGGCCTTCCATATCAGGGTACGAGACCAGGAGATGGACCACGGGAAGGAATCACTCAGGCAGTGGCCTACATGGATGATCTGTGGCAAGATGGATGCGTCCACCACGATCCTCTAGCTTGGCCCACCAGCTCTCCACCTCACCCACCTGAACCTACCTGCAGACGTAGTTCTCCCGGCAGGAGTCCAGGGGCGCCAGGCAGTTGGGTTTCTCCTTGGACTCGTAGGAGCAGGCGGGAACGATGGTCTGCCGCCGGCGCTCGGCGCAGGCCGTGTCATCGCAGGGGCAGAAGAGGAGCTCGTGGGTGTACTCGGGCGGCACGCGGTCAAAAAACTTGCGCAGGGCCTTGTGGCACTTGGAGCGGTTGCAGGTGTCGGCCCGGGCCAGGCGGCGGATGCAGAAGGAGACGTACTCGGTGCGCAGCCGCTGGCACATCTCGTCCACGTTGCAGGCTTTGGCAGCGTCCAGGCAGCGGTTCACCTGGGTCACCTCGTTCTCAGAGCCTGGGGGGCAGCAGAAAATGGGGATGGAGTTCAGTGCTTGTCTCCCCTCAAGCTGCAGCACCCCGTGGAGACCTTGCTCCCATCCCGTTCCTGCTCGTGGCCACCTCAGGGTGGTCAGGATGCAGCCCACATTTGCTCCCCGTGTCCCAGCAGGGCCAAATCCCCTTTCTCCTCTCACCTTTCCTAAGAGGTGCCATGGCCACACAACAAACCTCATGCCTCAGAAACTGCTCCTAACTCCTacacttaataaaataaaacttttctctaCCTTTGGCATCTTATAGCACTTTATCACCACAAATTGACCACCCTGAGGCCTGGTGAGACAGCAGCCCATCCCAGCACCTGCCCAGCCACACAAGAGCTGTTTGGGTCTCACAGCcccaaaacaacattttccagATCATTCCTGCCCAACATGTCCATGTCCTGAGCTTCAACCCTGTCTTCATAAGATGGAAATCATTTGAGGAATAGGTAATACGGAAAAGCATTTGTCTAATACTGATTCTGAAGCTGTTTCAAAGGTGGATGGAGCTCTGTTTGATAGCAGGGAAAATGTCACAGCATTGCTAAGAGTCAGTCAAGACATTAGGCTCTTTCTGATAGGAGAGATAAGATGAGGGTCCTCCAAGtgcaagagagaaaatgaatttgaaagtgttttccaTCTCTGAATTAAGCCCATGACCTGAAGCACACTAGGAGgacttttttccccagcagagaagatgatttttttttttttttttccagaggaaaaatccccaaaatgaaaaatttctaaTGCAGAGTCAAGCCCTGTCTTTGGCCAGGAGTTAAGACCAGCCAGTCACCACTGACAAGTTTTGAAAGCATTGACAGTAGCTCTGAGCACTTCAAAACTGGCTGCACTCCTTCATTTTCACAAGCGTTATCAGATGCTCCTTCTCTTAgctgtttattttccccttcttttttgtCTCCGCTGTTTATGGTGTGCTAAGAGATGAATTTCAAGTTTTGCAGGTATTTTGTGATGGGTGAAATTTTTTTGCGCAGTGTGTTCCTACCACAGAGGTGCTGCTCTTTAAAAATGCCTAGAGTTGAAGATCGCTAGAGCATCAGTTTACACTGGGGAGCTGTCAGCAAGTGTGTAGGAAACAGCTACTTGGAAGGGTTTCATTACCCATTCAGCTAATGAATCACAGGGAACACAGTAGCTTTTCTCCTGTTCCCACGCAACGACAGAGGATGTGCTTTTACAAATCACTACTACAATTAGAGAGGAGGGATATAATTCTGTTTGTACACTTCTAATGGTGGCCATACGTATTGTTTCTGTAAAATTGGATTAAAAAAACCTGTCACGCTGATCTGGTGTGGGGTCACGCGAATGAATGTCTTAAGTTTCAACAAGTTCTTTGGAATTTTGGGGGTATATCTGAGAAAGGATCCTTTGGCTATGCTAACCCTATAATTCTGTGCACTGgacaggcacagagcagcaggtcATAAGGTGTGTTATAGACTGTGATGAGtataaataggaaagaaaaattaaaaccaaaaactttATGTGCCTTATGGATGCTGAGTTCTTTGGTGCAtatccctgctgctccaggcccATTGGCTTTGCTGCTCAACCAGTTTCAGACTGCTTTAAACACCTGACTATGTGTTAATCGTGCATAAAAATCCCCATTCCTGGACTTTGCTTCACTCCGAAGAGCCCTGTAGGACCTccagtaaaaaaggaaaaactctgATGACAAAGGCCACGACCCAGCAAACAGCTTTGTGCATGCTTCACTTTGCATGCTCGGATCAGCCGAGTGGAGTCAATAAAAAGACGTGAGGCCAGGGAGCAACACCCTTCCCTCGCTGGTTGGATTGTCAAGGGCTGATGGTTTAATTCAATCCTGGACATTTTCACCTAACAAGTGCCATGCTGTCGAGGGGACTGCAGACATCCATCAGATACAGAGATTCCTGGTTGTGCTCCAGCTGTGTCCTCCAGCCCAGCATCAGGTGTGTGGTCAGGAAGAGCTGCAACAcggctgctctgctggcacaTCTAAAGAGACACATGTGGAGCGCACAACCTGCTCCCAGGCGGGTAGTTTGGTGATAAAAATCACTGCCTGTAAAGCTTCCCCATGCCTGTGGTGCacaagcagagctggcagctgtgATGTTGGTGATGGATGGCTTAATAGCTACCGCACTGACCTTTTAACTGAGGGGCTGAGGGTTCGTGCCCTCGAGGGGGTTAAAAGGTGTggggcagctctgctgacaTTATTAAGGGGATTACATGATACAAAGCAGAACACGGGGCTGAGTCCTGAGGTTGCCCTCAGGGCATGGGGTTAAAAGCTGGGATTGGGATCAAGCCAGTAGGCTGGGCTGCTGACCTTTCTGCACACAGTCTGGCCCTGTGACTGATGTGGAAACACCTAATACCTAATGATATCCATCCAGCCAATGTTTCCCAGGGCTTCTGCACCACacaggtcatccacctgctgtAGAGAGCCAGCCCACTCACGATGGCTCATTGCAAGAGACCTTCCTATCATGCCCATGAAGAGCTTCAGCCCCAGTCCTTCACGGTATGGGCATAAAAGAGCCAAAGGATAAAAATTGCAAGTGCTTCTTCTGAGGACACGTTCTTCTACCAACAATCTAGCACAGGACTCATGGGCAACTCCTTGAAAGAATGGTTTCCAGACCGTAGCCATGCAATGCTTTATAAAGAGACCACGAGAGACCACAAGGTCTCATCTCATCAAGACCTCATCCCTAGCTCTTGATCCCACAGCCAGCTCCCCCTACTTTGGAGCAGTGTAGGGACATCTTCCCACCCACCTACCTGCTGTGATGGAGGCCAGCCGGACATAATCAAAGCCCCTGATGAATGGCTCGTAAGGAGAACTCTCCAGTACGTTCATGCCTGAGGGGGGAAAGAGAAGTCAGTGAGAAGGCAGCAGAAGACCCTGAGACATACAAGGTTCAACAGCTGCAGCATAGGTTGGCTTGGTGATGAGGTTGCATGCTCTCCAGGCCATAAGTGAATGGATACTCAAGGTCACAGGAAGAATAGGATGCaactggcttttaaaaatatatcacaaCTGTGGGGTAGATCAGCCCGTCAGAGAACTGTTGAGTTTCAACTTTGTACAGCTCAAGTCCTGGGTCACCCTTCCAGGATTGCTGCTGAGGACACCAGACTGTAGCACAGGCTCTTGCTTATAGGCAGAGTTCATACCACCATCTCCCTACACACACAGGGTTtccaaaaacattcttttttattatttattttttatttatttttttcttacttttttgtATGGTTCTCCCAGGGTCAGAGGTCCTCACCTATTTCTAGGACACAGGTAGGGCTATGCATGGGGCTGCATCTGGCAACACACACGTCTACGTACTTACTAACACCTCTCCCCATCTCCCAAACAGCCCTTTCTTACTTGGCACAGAGCTAATGACCCACAGCTCCCGCAGAAACTTCCTCTCTCCATTTTTAAGTTGCTGGGAAGCTAATTTTATTCAATCGGTGCTTCCCTTTTATCTGCTCAATGGTCTGTAATGCCCCGTCACCCTGATAGATACTACAGAATATTATTGAAGCAAACAgctcagtatcttttttttttttttttttttttttccttttattagaCATTTAGATGGATacggacagcagcagcagatgtacTGGCTGGGATAAAAGGACTATCAAACCTCTTGCTCTGGGCATATGCTGATCACCAGCTGCGGTCAGGAAGAAATGGCTCCCAGGGTACACAGCCCCGTGCAATTACCACAGGTGCATTACAAGGCAGCTTTACACCTTCATTGAAATATCTTGCATCGTTACTGACTGGAGAGGGGCCCATTTGTATGTTCCAGCATAGCAGTTTTATGTCCTGATGATATAGCACCTTATCAGAGAATTGTTATCGGGTTGTCATCATGTTATTGTGTCTCCAAATGGGAAGGTGGCTAAACACAGGCGCACTCAAGAGAAGCTGAGTAAATAGTACGCTTTGTAAATTCCCTGAGCACACACTTCCACAATTGATTTTATAAGAGGGCTTCTAGGAAGCTTTTTACAGCCTCCTGGGTATGTATGACTGAAAGACAGAGCCCCACACGGAGCACGTGGACTGGCTTCTTTTCTCAGTCAATTAAACA
This genomic window from Aythya fuligula isolate bAytFul2 chromosome 4, bAytFul2.pri, whole genome shotgun sequence contains:
- the GFRA4 gene encoding GDNF family receptor alpha-4 → MRGILYFCTLILLEGMAEAVSSSRDCLQAGESCTNDPICSSKFRTLRQCIAGNGANKLGPDAKNQCRSTVTALLSSQLYGCKCKRGMKKEKHCLSVYWSIHHTLMEGMNVLESSPYEPFIRGFDYVRLASITAGSENEVTQVNRCLDAAKACNVDEMCQRLRTEYVSFCIRRLARADTCNRSKCHKALRKFFDRVPPEYTHELLFCPCDDTACAERRRQTIVPACSYESKEKPNCLAPLDSCRENYVCRSRYAEFQFNCQPSLQAASGCRRDSYAACLLAYTGIIGSPITPNYIDNSTSSIAPWCTCNASGNRQEECESFLRLFTDNICLQNAILAFGNGTYLNSAVAPSIPPTTQMYKQERNANRAVATLRENIFEHLQPTKVAGEERLLRGSTRLSSEASSPAAPSLRAESLLHSWLLPSLAVLSLLVM